Proteins encoded in a region of the Paenibacillus sp. E222 genome:
- a CDS encoding NUDIX domain-containing protein: MGVGAVILNERNEVLLVWRNRQPEQYTWSIPGGKVDPYESVETTVIREIKEEVDLDIAIDKLLCTAETIRPEQQEHWISVLYSTRVIGGIARNLEEGGAIGEIGWFPLDDLPSPLASFAVPGLEAAKKLHLYSED; the protein is encoded by the coding sequence ATTGGTGTGGGAGCAGTCATCCTCAACGAACGTAATGAAGTCCTTTTGGTTTGGCGGAATCGTCAGCCTGAACAGTACACCTGGAGTATCCCTGGGGGCAAAGTTGACCCATACGAATCCGTTGAAACGACGGTCATTCGAGAGATCAAGGAAGAAGTCGATCTGGATATTGCCATCGACAAGCTGCTCTGCACCGCAGAGACGATCCGACCTGAACAACAGGAGCATTGGATTTCCGTCCTCTACTCAACTCGAGTTATTGGCGGTATTGCTCGTAACCTCGAAGAAGGCGGAGCGATTGGTGAGATCGGTTGGTTCCCGTTGGATGATCTGCCATCGCCGCTCGCTAGTTTCGCGGTGCCTGGTCTGGAAGCTGCGAAGAAACTCCATCTTTATTCTGAAGATTGA
- a CDS encoding glycosyltransferase, with product MSRRVVIEINFNNYGMDPQRLTREWLERRMGIFRRFTLNCLKAQTNQDYLTVVKISKESGELIKEILSEQEPLPANIRFGTHIESVRAILAFAEGAEDTYIARLDSDDLYHKTFVQQLYDVQPQPGTMALINQNGYLWDSVNHEMAPAFHRSPQFYVYLYKTAEYAAGYRVKLPGRGTHGNVIDLPHELLAPRNYVNIVHSSNTSIKKVPPKDRLSREEMAAVLREFMI from the coding sequence ATGTCCAGAAGAGTGGTTATTGAGATTAACTTCAACAATTATGGAATGGACCCGCAGCGCTTGACGAGAGAATGGTTGGAGCGGCGGATGGGCATTTTTCGTAGATTCACCCTGAATTGCCTAAAGGCCCAGACCAATCAGGACTATCTGACGGTAGTGAAGATTTCAAAAGAATCGGGGGAACTCATAAAGGAGATTCTCTCGGAACAGGAGCCGCTGCCTGCCAACATCCGGTTTGGGACTCATATCGAGAGTGTGCGGGCCATTCTGGCTTTTGCCGAGGGAGCAGAGGATACCTATATAGCCCGACTGGATTCAGATGATCTGTATCACAAGACGTTTGTTCAACAGCTCTATGATGTGCAGCCACAGCCAGGAACAATGGCTCTCATTAATCAGAATGGATATCTGTGGGATAGCGTGAATCATGAGATGGCGCCAGCATTTCATCGTTCCCCGCAGTTCTATGTCTACTTATATAAGACTGCAGAGTACGCGGCGGGATACCGGGTGAAGCTTCCGGGCCGGGGAACACATGGCAATGTTATTGACCTGCCGCATGAGCTGCTGGCACCGCGCAATTACGTGAATATTGTGCATTCCAGCAATACTTCCATCAAAAAAGTACCGCCCAAAGATCGGTTGAGCCGGGAAGAGATGGCTGCGGTATTACGCGAATTCATGATCTGA
- a CDS encoding RluA family pseudouridine synthase: MNKRKRPTGNTSAKGKTSAGSSTARSGRSTFTSAKSSGPSASRNTGAAKKPAAAKTSAAPKKAGAPKPKAAKRSGNSYYRKQEPPRPYKVTEPDELLSFLLKHLKSGRNAVKSILGRGQVSVDQKVVTKFNLELTPGQIVTISKEGAVAAPSLTGINILHEDDDIIVIRKEAGLLSIAADKSDDLTAYRQLTEHVRRTNALNRIFIVHRLDRDTSGVMMFAKSEEVQQKLQDNWKENVQERVYVALVEGAVAKEEGTISSWLKETKTLKMYSSSRPNDGQHAITHYKRLQSNREFSLLEVRLETGRKNQIRVHMEDLGHPIAGDKKYGAHTKTLGRLGLHARVLSFIHPTSGELMRFETDIPKQFLYPFRTDAPSAN; encoded by the coding sequence ATGAATAAACGTAAACGCCCAACAGGCAATACATCTGCCAAAGGGAAAACATCCGCAGGTTCGTCCACAGCGCGGTCGGGTCGGTCCACTTTTACTTCCGCCAAATCATCAGGACCATCCGCATCACGCAATACAGGAGCGGCGAAAAAGCCAGCAGCTGCCAAAACCTCGGCGGCTCCCAAGAAAGCCGGAGCACCCAAACCCAAAGCAGCCAAACGCTCGGGCAATTCCTATTATCGCAAGCAAGAACCACCACGTCCGTACAAGGTTACTGAACCTGATGAGCTGCTCAGCTTCCTGCTGAAACATTTGAAGTCCGGCCGTAATGCGGTCAAATCCATTCTGGGTCGCGGACAGGTATCCGTTGATCAGAAAGTGGTGACCAAGTTTAATCTGGAGCTTACGCCGGGGCAGATCGTAACGATTAGCAAAGAAGGTGCTGTTGCCGCTCCTTCGCTGACGGGGATTAACATTCTGCATGAAGACGATGATATCATTGTCATTCGCAAGGAAGCCGGACTGTTGTCCATTGCCGCTGACAAAAGTGATGATCTTACAGCTTATCGCCAGTTGACCGAGCATGTTCGCCGTACCAACGCGCTGAACCGGATATTTATTGTCCATCGTCTGGACCGCGACACGTCAGGTGTCATGATGTTCGCCAAGAGCGAAGAAGTGCAGCAGAAGCTGCAGGACAACTGGAAAGAAAATGTACAGGAACGTGTGTATGTTGCCCTTGTGGAAGGCGCCGTTGCAAAAGAAGAGGGCACCATTTCCTCATGGTTGAAAGAAACCAAGACGCTCAAAATGTATTCCAGTTCTCGCCCGAATGATGGACAACATGCCATTACTCACTACAAACGTCTACAATCGAACCGTGAATTCTCCCTGCTGGAAGTCCGTCTGGAAACGGGACGCAAAAACCAGATTCGTGTGCATATGGAAGATCTGGGCCATCCCATCGCAGGCGACAAAAAATACGGTGCTCACACCAAAACACTGGGTCGTCTGGGGCTGCATGCACGGGTACTCTCGTTCATCCACCCAACGTCGGGTGAGCTGATGAGATTTGAGACCGATATTCCAAAACAGTTCCTCTATCCATTCCGCACGGATGCTCCATCAGCGAACTAA
- a CDS encoding GT-D fold domain-containing glycosyltransferase has product MSPIYLEMDGVLDQLEAALRDKRPFSLVRVGDGENIVLSQETVWSTEQVLQERWAIKANLGQKGLRLPNLQLRDEVAASLQRANIVGVLPHGDSTIKAPEHLKRQLTDTVFAHFGISPALTCHACVNRELAQVPRFWNMLAGKRILLVTREIEQLRATLVQEPYHLNITAALPFDSWDQMQETLEWIQTNQDTFDVALFSCGVNAVVLAERTAALAGKVAIDFGKANNIILKGRAN; this is encoded by the coding sequence ATGAGTCCAATCTATCTCGAAATGGATGGTGTGTTGGATCAACTTGAAGCCGCATTGAGGGATAAGCGTCCCTTCTCTCTGGTTCGTGTGGGCGATGGGGAGAATATCGTTTTGTCCCAGGAAACGGTCTGGAGCACGGAACAGGTTTTGCAGGAGCGATGGGCCATCAAGGCCAATCTGGGACAAAAAGGACTGCGTCTACCCAATCTGCAGCTACGGGATGAGGTCGCCGCTTCCTTACAGCGGGCGAATATCGTCGGCGTTCTTCCACACGGGGACAGTACCATCAAAGCCCCGGAGCATCTCAAAAGACAGCTGACCGATACGGTGTTCGCACATTTCGGTATCTCTCCGGCGCTGACTTGCCATGCCTGTGTCAATCGGGAACTCGCGCAGGTGCCCCGCTTCTGGAATATGCTTGCCGGCAAGCGGATACTGCTCGTTACCCGTGAGATTGAACAGCTGCGAGCCACACTCGTTCAGGAGCCGTATCACCTGAATATTACAGCTGCGCTGCCCTTCGACAGCTGGGATCAGATGCAGGAAACACTGGAGTGGATTCAAACGAATCAGGATACCTTCGATGTAGCTCTCTTCTCCTGTGGCGTGAACGCGGTTGTCCTTGCGGAGCGTACAGCGGCACTTGCAGGCAAAGTCGCCATCGACTTCGGCAAAGCCAACAACATTATTTTGAAAGGCCGCGCCAACTAG
- the speD gene encoding adenosylmethionine decarboxylase, which yields MTLTPEQRIQLHGFNNLTKSLSFNMYDICYTKTKDEREAYIEYIDEQYNAARLSKILNNVSDIIGAHVLNIAQQDYVPQGASVTMLVSEGPIVEIPEESFDESPGPLPDNVVMQLDKSHITVHTYPEFHPSEGISTFRADIDVSTCGEISPLKALNYLIHSFDTDIMTMDYRVRGFTRDTSGRKLFIDHEIGSIQNYIPDEIKSSFDMIDVNVYQENIFHTKCKLKEFDLDNYLFGYTKDKLSKVEQQEITEWLKLEMDEIYYGKNINRPS from the coding sequence ATGACATTAACGCCAGAGCAGCGCATTCAACTGCATGGATTCAACAACCTGACCAAGTCGCTGAGTTTCAATATGTACGATATCTGTTATACGAAAACCAAAGATGAACGCGAAGCTTACATTGAATATATTGATGAACAATATAATGCTGCCCGGCTGAGCAAAATCCTGAACAACGTGTCTGACATTATCGGTGCCCATGTGCTGAATATCGCCCAACAGGACTATGTCCCCCAGGGTGCAAGTGTGACGATGCTTGTGTCGGAAGGCCCCATTGTGGAGATCCCTGAGGAATCCTTCGATGAATCTCCCGGCCCCCTGCCCGATAATGTCGTCATGCAGCTCGACAAAAGCCATATTACCGTTCATACGTACCCCGAATTCCACCCGAGCGAAGGCATCAGTACGTTCCGGGCAGATATTGACGTCTCTACCTGTGGTGAAATCTCGCCGCTAAAGGCACTGAACTATCTGATCCACTCGTTCGATACGGATATCATGACGATGGACTACCGGGTACGTGGTTTTACACGGGATACGAGTGGACGCAAGCTGTTCATTGATCATGAGATCGGTTCGATCCAGAATTACATTCCGGATGAGATCAAGAGCAGCTTCGACATGATTGACGTGAACGTCTATCAGGAGAACATTTTCCACACCAAGTGCAAACTGAAAGAATTCGATCTCGATAACTATCTGTTTGGTTATACCAAAGATAAACTGAGCAAGGTCGAGCAACAGGAAATTACGGAGTGGTTGAAGCTGGAGATGGATGAGATTTATTATGGCAAAAACATCAATCGTCCTTCTTAA
- a CDS encoding RNA polymerase sigma factor has protein sequence MTPAQLTIAAQKGDAEAFAALMEMHQSRLYRIAYAYLHSEEDALEAIQECTYRAYRKLKKLKEPSYFATWLIRILLNYCVDERKRKSRFSHVTEIHEPSSWDQTADPDLAAAVSALDPDCKLIIILSYFEGFSLTEVADILKIPTGTVKSRLHRALRQLRDQLETKGDITS, from the coding sequence GTGACCCCTGCTCAACTGACCATCGCCGCACAGAAAGGGGATGCCGAGGCTTTTGCAGCCTTAATGGAGATGCATCAGAGCCGACTGTACCGGATCGCCTATGCCTATCTGCACAGCGAGGAGGATGCGCTGGAAGCGATACAGGAATGCACCTACAGAGCTTATCGAAAGCTCAAGAAATTAAAAGAACCCTCCTATTTCGCCACTTGGCTGATCCGCATTCTGCTGAACTACTGTGTGGACGAACGCAAACGCAAGAGCCGGTTCAGCCACGTTACCGAAATTCATGAACCTAGCAGCTGGGACCAGACCGCAGACCCTGATCTGGCCGCAGCTGTCTCTGCGCTGGATCCGGATTGCAAACTAATTATTATTCTAAGCTATTTCGAAGGTTTCTCCTTAACAGAAGTCGCTGATATTCTCAAAATCCCGACCGGAACCGTAAAATCCCGATTGCACCGGGCACTTAGGCAGCTCCGGGACCAACTTGAAACGAAAGGAGATATAACATCATGA
- a CDS encoding bifunctional 2-polyprenyl-6-hydroxyphenol methylase/3-demethylubiquinol 3-O-methyltransferase UbiG, which yields MANHDRVNERYYGEINSEESHEATRTRIHWMCREATGKRILDIGCSQGVTSILLGREGFRVTGIDLEEESIQYAREELAKESRPVRNNVDFRLLDITQWKARTTFDTVLLGEVLEHFAHPETLLLQIHRLLQEEGTLVVTVPYGYHPFYDHKQTFYAGNLAMCLLPYFEVLKLEVHHKYLCCVARKRRKTQLYMSPTLNQLTEWMELDHVQFAAVEKNHLRLMNQRKKALDNAVEQVKRLRRQETGEG from the coding sequence ATGGCAAATCATGACCGGGTCAACGAGCGTTATTATGGCGAGATCAATTCGGAGGAATCACATGAAGCCACACGTACCCGCATTCACTGGATGTGCCGGGAAGCGACAGGCAAACGAATTCTGGATATTGGATGCAGCCAGGGAGTTACCTCCATTTTGCTAGGGCGGGAAGGCTTTCGGGTGACCGGAATTGATCTGGAAGAAGAGAGTATACAGTATGCCCGCGAGGAACTGGCGAAGGAATCCAGACCCGTGCGGAACAATGTGGATTTTCGCCTGCTGGACATTACGCAATGGAAAGCAAGAACCACCTTTGATACCGTATTGCTTGGTGAAGTGCTGGAGCATTTTGCCCATCCGGAGACGTTATTGCTGCAAATTCACCGACTGCTGCAGGAGGAGGGAACTCTGGTTGTGACCGTGCCGTATGGTTACCATCCCTTTTACGATCACAAGCAGACGTTTTATGCCGGGAATCTGGCGATGTGCTTGCTGCCGTATTTTGAAGTATTGAAGCTGGAAGTTCATCATAAATATCTATGTTGTGTGGCACGAAAAAGACGGAAAACGCAGCTGTATATGTCACCAACCCTGAACCAACTGACGGAATGGATGGAGCTGGATCACGTACAGTTTGCCGCTGTGGAGAAGAATCACCTTCGCCTGATGAATCAACGCAAGAAAGCGTTGGACAATGCGGTGGAGCAGGTTAAACGTCTGCGCCGTCAGGAGACGGGGGAAGGGTAG
- a CDS encoding polysaccharide biosynthesis protein, giving the protein MIKGQTILITGGTGSWGQKLTEVLLEQNPSEIRILSRNEYAQIAMQRDFGHDARLHFVIGDIRDDRAVEEACRGVDVLFHLAALKHVPVCEDQPDEAFKTNVIGTQNIIRAAIRMQVAKVIDVSTDKAVDPINVYGMTKALGEKMMIHANGLSESTRFVCIRGGNVLGTSGSVVPLFRRQIDEGKSLTITDKGMTRFFLTRTEAIHLLLKAAEAAVGGETFVMKMKACKMTDLASVMLEQAGRPAHDYTVTGIRPGEKLHEVLISPFEAPRTYKYDEQYYVILPQEPEKSLTDRYSGLPRVTFSEYRSDSAMMNRSAIAQFLRAGGFID; this is encoded by the coding sequence ATGATTAAAGGACAAACCATTCTGATCACCGGAGGAACAGGCTCCTGGGGACAAAAGCTGACGGAGGTACTGCTGGAGCAGAATCCGTCCGAGATTCGGATTCTCTCGCGTAATGAGTATGCCCAGATTGCGATGCAGCGGGATTTCGGTCATGATGCGCGTTTGCACTTTGTCATCGGGGATATTCGCGACGATCGGGCCGTGGAGGAAGCCTGTCGCGGAGTGGATGTTCTCTTCCATCTGGCTGCACTGAAGCATGTTCCGGTATGCGAGGATCAGCCGGATGAAGCGTTCAAGACCAACGTCATCGGCACGCAGAACATTATTCGCGCTGCGATTCGCATGCAGGTTGCCAAAGTCATTGACGTCTCCACCGACAAGGCGGTAGATCCGATTAACGTTTACGGCATGACCAAGGCTTTGGGGGAAAAGATGATGATTCATGCCAATGGATTGAGCGAGTCCACCCGTTTTGTGTGTATTCGCGGGGGCAATGTGCTTGGGACCAGTGGCAGTGTTGTTCCATTGTTCCGTCGTCAGATTGATGAAGGCAAGAGCCTGACCATTACGGACAAAGGCATGACCCGCTTTTTCCTGACGCGGACGGAGGCCATTCATTTGTTGCTGAAGGCAGCTGAGGCAGCGGTGGGCGGTGAGACTTTTGTAATGAAAATGAAGGCCTGCAAGATGACAGATCTGGCTTCGGTCATGCTGGAACAGGCAGGTCGTCCGGCTCACGACTATACAGTAACCGGGATTCGACCGGGCGAAAAATTGCATGAAGTACTCATTTCTCCATTTGAGGCACCACGTACCTACAAATATGACGAGCAATATTATGTGATTTTGCCACAAGAACCGGAGAAAAGCCTGACAGATCGGTATAGTGGGCTGCCTCGTGTGACCTTTTCCGAGTATCGTTCAGACAGCGCGATGATGAACCGTTCCGCTATTGCCCAATTTTTGCGTGCAGGCGGCTTTATCGATTAA
- the flgB gene encoding flagellar basal body rod protein FlgB yields MIETNTSRRNESLLQALNAQHKVTTENIANADTPNYKKKSVEFEEELRRIIENGKTDQLAMKRTHEKHFPVSNPNDSIVNYRIVENNETSMNNNNNNVDIDKEMANLSENQLMYNYMVDRVSGHYKKMKNLLQNMK; encoded by the coding sequence TTGATTGAAACGAACACTTCCAGACGCAATGAATCCCTGTTACAAGCGCTGAACGCGCAGCACAAGGTCACCACTGAAAATATTGCCAATGCAGACACACCCAATTACAAAAAGAAATCGGTGGAGTTTGAGGAAGAGCTCAGACGTATCATTGAGAATGGCAAAACAGATCAGCTCGCCATGAAGCGGACGCATGAGAAACACTTTCCGGTCAGTAATCCCAATGACTCCATCGTAAACTACCGGATTGTCGAGAACAACGAAACTTCCATGAATAATAACAACAATAACGTTGATATTGACAAGGAAATGGCGAACCTTTCGGAGAATCAGCTTATGTATAACTACATGGTTGATCGGGTCAGTGGGCACTACAAGAAAATGAAAAACCTGTTGCAGAATATGAAATAA
- a CDS encoding DUF5412 family protein: MSKQHAHASDSSNISSPKSWIHRHPIFTAFSILILALFAAVLLYFWLRPYFSTFDRSQQGDLSYSMPSRNVEYTAEIYGVPYGGAAGGVTIWVDVKKTNDPNESTVKTIYRAEYHGHNHLEWEDEHTLRIENGNEYVDETITLNIDEEIYDGWGWACQSLRMKEQYVRCLAPEK, encoded by the coding sequence ATGTCGAAACAACATGCACATGCTAGTGACTCTTCAAACATCTCATCACCAAAATCGTGGATACACCGACATCCGATATTCACCGCATTTTCGATACTGATTCTGGCTCTGTTCGCCGCCGTATTGCTGTATTTCTGGCTTCGCCCGTACTTCTCCACGTTTGATCGTTCCCAACAAGGAGATCTGAGCTACTCCATGCCTTCACGGAACGTAGAATATACCGCCGAGATTTACGGCGTGCCTTATGGTGGTGCGGCAGGTGGAGTCACCATCTGGGTGGATGTGAAGAAAACAAATGATCCGAATGAATCCACCGTAAAAACCATTTATCGCGCCGAGTATCATGGACATAACCATCTGGAATGGGAAGATGAACACACGCTCCGGATCGAAAACGGGAATGAATATGTAGATGAAACCATTACGCTAAACATCGATGAAGAAATCTATGACGGTTGGGGCTGGGCATGCCAAAGCCTGCGTATGAAGGAACAGTACGTTCGCTGCCTGGCACCCGAAAAATAA
- a CDS encoding DUF1273 domain-containing protein, whose amino-acid sequence MLKNLLITGYRAHELQIFGQKHEGIPFIKKAIASRLTPLVEDGLEWVLTPGQYGVDLWACEVVLELKKTFPDLKLSIITAFQNPEEQWKEDKQEYYRSILQGVDYYGAISHQPYIGPWQFTARDDLLLRKSDGLLLVYDEDAGDGSPRFIKEKAVKKQQNEAYTIISITSEDIQSVAEDERMNDVGDYEDPSF is encoded by the coding sequence ATGTTGAAAAACTTGCTTATTACCGGTTATCGTGCACATGAACTACAGATTTTTGGACAGAAGCATGAGGGAATTCCTTTCATCAAAAAGGCGATCGCCTCCCGTCTTACACCACTGGTCGAAGACGGGCTGGAATGGGTGCTGACACCAGGCCAATACGGTGTAGACCTGTGGGCCTGTGAAGTGGTGCTTGAGCTGAAGAAGACGTTCCCGGATCTGAAGCTGTCGATCATTACCGCTTTTCAGAATCCTGAGGAACAATGGAAGGAAGACAAACAGGAGTATTATCGCTCCATTCTGCAAGGTGTGGACTATTATGGTGCGATTAGTCATCAGCCGTATATCGGGCCGTGGCAGTTCACTGCGCGGGATGATTTGCTGCTGCGTAAAAGCGACGGTCTTCTGCTCGTGTATGATGAAGATGCCGGGGATGGCAGTCCCCGTTTTATAAAGGAAAAAGCGGTCAAAAAACAGCAGAATGAAGCTTACACCATCATCAGCATTACCTCGGAGGATATTCAATCGGTCGCCGAAGATGAACGGATGAACGATGTCGGGGATTACGAAGATCCTTCATTCTAA
- a CDS encoding nucleotide sugar dehydrogenase encodes MEGMEEGSSMHVGNKETQERTTLQNINNRSLKAAVIGLGYVGLPMAMEMAQAGYQVQGIDIDGAKVAKLCAGKSYVIGIEDKVVQSLAQAGLFLAGTDFAAVAQADVIVICVPTPLTAEHQPDISFIAAAVDGITPYLQEGCLVILESTTYPGTTEERVKQPIEAAKGWKVGQQFHVCYSPERVDPGSVHYGVKNTPKIIGGSTPSCLSYGKAFYGSFLNEIVPVSSTTVAETAKLFENTFRSVNIALVNELTPACEQMGVNIWEVLDAAATKPFGYMPFYPGPGIGGHCIPIDPIYLSWAAGRQGSELKFISLADATNRQMPERVVKRAAELLEQNGSSLQRARIVLAGMAYKKDIDDLRESPALDVYRLLCEAGADVVFTDPMVPVFRKDDGTVAHAQPASSALWAGADLVIITTDHTGFDYQEMADHAKLIFDTRNATAGCVGGNIVVLGQPIRPEVNVVQGMKGIHELQIHENMRVSQKVDGDKQGHTNPIRSDSEANVKAQTEPIIEPASKPSIEPTNEHSHENCGGSHGKS; translated from the coding sequence GTGGAAGGAATGGAAGAGGGCAGCAGCATGCACGTAGGAAATAAGGAAACACAGGAACGAACCACGCTTCAAAACATAAACAACCGCTCCCTGAAAGCCGCCGTCATTGGTCTGGGGTATGTCGGGTTACCGATGGCGATGGAGATGGCGCAGGCTGGGTATCAGGTGCAAGGAATTGACATCGATGGAGCGAAAGTGGCTAAGCTGTGTGCCGGGAAATCGTATGTAATCGGCATTGAGGATAAAGTGGTGCAATCCCTTGCTCAGGCTGGGTTGTTCCTCGCAGGCACGGATTTCGCAGCAGTAGCGCAGGCCGATGTCATTGTTATCTGTGTGCCTACGCCTTTAACTGCGGAGCACCAGCCGGATATTTCATTTATCGCTGCAGCGGTGGATGGCATAACGCCTTATCTTCAGGAGGGCTGCCTGGTTATATTGGAGAGTACCACGTATCCCGGCACCACCGAGGAGCGTGTAAAGCAGCCGATCGAAGCCGCGAAAGGGTGGAAAGTAGGGCAGCAGTTCCATGTCTGTTATTCTCCCGAGCGGGTAGATCCCGGAAGTGTGCATTACGGGGTGAAAAATACACCGAAGATCATTGGCGGCTCCACGCCGTCCTGTCTATCTTATGGAAAAGCATTCTACGGTTCGTTCCTGAACGAAATCGTCCCCGTTAGTTCTACGACTGTGGCAGAGACGGCAAAATTGTTCGAAAATACGTTTCGCAGCGTGAACATCGCGCTTGTGAACGAACTGACACCCGCTTGTGAGCAAATGGGCGTAAACATCTGGGAGGTGCTGGACGCTGCGGCAACCAAGCCGTTCGGTTATATGCCGTTCTATCCGGGTCCGGGCATTGGTGGACACTGCATTCCAATTGACCCGATCTATCTGTCCTGGGCCGCAGGCCGTCAGGGGTCGGAGCTGAAATTCATTTCGCTTGCGGATGCAACCAATCGGCAAATGCCGGAAAGAGTGGTCAAGCGGGCCGCCGAGCTGCTCGAACAGAACGGTTCATCGTTGCAGCGAGCCCGAATTGTGCTGGCGGGTATGGCGTACAAAAAAGATATCGACGATCTGCGTGAATCGCCAGCGCTGGATGTCTATAGACTGCTTTGTGAAGCGGGGGCAGATGTGGTTTTTACTGATCCAATGGTGCCTGTATTCCGCAAGGATGATGGCACGGTTGCTCATGCTCAACCAGCATCATCAGCATTGTGGGCCGGGGCGGATCTGGTCATCATTACGACGGATCATACGGGATTCGATTATCAGGAGATGGCGGATCATGCCAAGCTCATCTTCGACACACGTAATGCTACAGCCGGATGTGTCGGTGGCAATATCGTGGTGCTTGGACAGCCGATTCGACCAGAAGTGAACGTGGTGCAAGGTATGAAGGGAATACATGAGTTGCAAATTCACGAAAACATGCGAGTGTCTCAGAAGGTGGACGGGGATAAGCAGGGACACACCAATCCTATCCGGTCAGACAGTGAGGCAAACGTTAAAGCACAGACTGAACCAATTATTGAACCAGCCAGTAAACCGAGCATTGAACCAACCAACGAACACTCGCACGAAAATTGCGGAGGCAGCCATGGCAAATCATGA
- a CDS encoding glycosyltransferase family 2 protein, translating to MITISLCMIVKNEQRTLARCLDSVVGIADEIVIVDTGSSDRTKEIAAQYTDRVYTYEWKDDFAAARNYSFDQATQEYILWLDADDVLLPAELAKLQRLKQQLPSGGETAAVILSYTLAEGPEGSPLVTDRRLRLVKREAGCRWHGRLHEQLGFPQSGVITADIAVTHRREAGHHSARNVRILRKWIAEEGAAQGRLLFYYAGECYDRRRYAAAVRAYAKLVLEPSGYREDRLIACARLAECYERLGEPGRKLGALLQSFQFDLPHADFCCAIAACFQERQEIVSAIYWYMQALDVSSRDPGLRPVPAACRTWLPHARLSLCYAHMGNWEHALLHNSKAREYLPNDPGLIANRQKLEAVMSKGNKGTEEREKG from the coding sequence GTGATCACCATCAGTCTGTGTATGATTGTGAAGAACGAACAACGCACACTTGCGCGCTGTCTCGACTCGGTCGTCGGCATCGCGGACGAGATCGTGATTGTAGATACCGGCTCATCCGACCGTACGAAAGAGATCGCTGCGCAATATACCGACCGGGTCTACACGTATGAGTGGAAAGATGATTTCGCCGCAGCGCGAAATTATTCATTCGATCAGGCCACACAGGAATATATCCTGTGGCTGGATGCGGATGATGTGCTGCTGCCCGCGGAACTGGCGAAGCTGCAAAGGTTGAAGCAGCAGCTGCCGTCCGGGGGAGAGACGGCGGCTGTGATCTTGAGCTATACGCTGGCCGAGGGCCCGGAGGGAAGTCCGCTCGTGACGGACCGACGGTTGCGCCTCGTCAAGCGGGAAGCGGGCTGCCGCTGGCATGGCCGGCTGCACGAGCAGTTAGGCTTCCCGCAGAGCGGCGTCATTACGGCAGATATTGCCGTCACGCACCGCCGCGAAGCGGGCCATCATTCGGCGCGAAACGTGCGCATACTGCGCAAATGGATCGCCGAAGAGGGCGCAGCCCAGGGACGCCTGCTGTTCTATTATGCAGGCGAATGTTACGACCGCAGGCGTTATGCGGCGGCGGTTCGGGCGTACGCGAAGCTGGTGCTGGAGCCGAGCGGTTATCGCGAGGATCGGCTCATCGCCTGCGCGCGGCTGGCGGAATGTTACGAACGGCTTGGCGAGCCGGGCCGGAAGCTGGGGGCACTGTTACAGTCATTTCAATTCGACCTGCCGCATGCCGACTTCTGCTGCGCTATCGCTGCCTGCTTCCAGGAGCGGCAGGAGATTGTGTCCGCCATCTACTGGTATATGCAGGCGCTCGATGTCAGCAGCCGCGATCCGGGTCTGCGTCCGGTGCCAGCGGCATGCCGCACTTGGCTGCCCCACGCCCGACTCTCCCTTTGTTACGCTCACATGGGGAACTGGGAGCACGCGCTTCTGCATAACAGCAAAGCAAGGGAGTATCTGCCGAATGACCCCGGCCTGATTGCCAATCGGCAGAAGCTTGAAGCGGTGATGAGTAAGGGGAACAAGGGCACGGAAGAAAGAGAGAAAGGGTAA